Genomic DNA from Erythrobacter aureus:
ATCAGGCGGAACAGCGGGTCGAGCAGGATGTAGAGAACCACGCCGAGGACCACGCCGGTCGCCAGCGCGAACACTGCGCCGAAATTCGCCCGCCTTTCGGCCCGCGCCGAATCGCCTTCGCCCAGCGCGCGGGCGATGACCGAATTGATCCCGACCATGACGCCGACACCCAGGCTGGAAAGCGCGATGGTGATGGGGAAGATGAAGCTGACCGCCGCCAGCTCTTTCGCCCCAAGCTGGCCGATGAAATAGGCGTCGATCAGGCCGACCGACATGATCGCCGCGACGCCGAATATCATTGGCATGGTCTGGCTTACGAGGTGGCCGCGAATGCTGCCGCGGGTCAGTTTTGCCATCTCGCTCATCGCTTGGGGCGGTAGCGGGCGGCGGCGAGCTTGCCTAGCGCGGAGTCCTGCCCGCTTGCGGACCGCCGCATCCTCATGCGATACAGGTCTCGAAACAAAACCCCTTACGGAGAGACGACGCCATGGCCACGCAGATGAAGACCCGCGATTTCGAATGCAGCGATGCCGAATGGCAGGCGCGGCAGGACCTGGCGGCGTGCTATCGCATTTTCGAACATCTCGGCTGGGGTGAAAGCATTTACAACCACATCTCGGTTGCCGTGCCGGGCGAGGACGATACCTTCCTCATCAACCCTTTCGGGCTGCTTTATGACGAAGTGACGGCGTCGAACCTGGTCAAGATCGATGTGGAGGGCAATAATGTCGGCCCGTCGCAATATATGGTCAACAAGGCCGGCTTCACCCAGCATGCCTACTTCCACAAGCACCTGGGCACCCGCGCCAATGCGATCTGTCATGTACACACCACTGCCACCATGGCGGTATGCAGTCACAAGGACGGACTGGTGCCGACCAATTTCTACGCCTGCAATTTCCAGAACCAGATCGGCTATCACGATTTCGAAGGCGTCACGGTGCGCCCGGAAGAAGGCGAGCGGCTGGTCGAGAATCTGGGCGATCATTCGATCCTGATGCTGCGCAATCACGGCCCGGTGGTGATGGATAAGACGATCCCCGGCATGTTCGTGAAGATGTGGGCGTTGCAGCGCGCCTGCGAAATCCAGATCGCGACGCTCAGCCAAGGGGCAGCCAATGTCGTCTCGCAGGAGGTTGTCGACGTTCACCAGCGCGACCTGTCCGTCATGCAATCGCAGGGCGGGGCGGGCGTATTCGATTTCGAAGCGTGGAAGCGCCGCGTGTCGAAGATCGACGATAGCTGGAAATACTGACGCCTAGCGTCGGGGCGCCCGCCGCATGACCAGCATGACTGTCAACGGGAAGCCGATGCGCTTCCTGATGGACCCGGATACGCCGCTGCTGTGGGCGCTGCGCGATGCCGCCAATCTGACCGGTACGAAATTCGGGTGCGGCGAGGGCGATTGCGGCGCCTGCATGGTCCATGTGGACGGCGAGGCGCTGCGATCCTGCCTCATCACCATTGCCGAGGCCGAAGGGCGGTTCATCACCACGATCGAAGGGCTGAGCCGCGACCGCTCGCATCCGGTCCAGCAAGCGATGGTGGCGGAACAGGCGATCCAATGCGGCTATTGCACGCCGGGGATCGTCATGGCGGCGAGTGCTCTTCTGGCCAAGACGGCAGCACCGACCGAGGCGGAAATCAAGGCCGGGATACCCAATCTTTGCCGCTGCGGTGTATATCCGAGACTGGTCCGCGCCATCCAGCGCGCGGGCCGCGTGGCGCGGCGCAGCGAGACGATCAGTGCCGCTCCAGCACCCGGTATCAATGCCGGGGACGCCGCGCGGGAAGTCCCCGCGATCAGCGCACCCGCGGACCAGTCGGACTAGAGCGACGAAGGCGACACCCTGTCACCCGGGTTTTGCGGCCCGATCACTCTGAAAAAAAAGAGTAATTTTGGGATGCGGGCGGGTGACATATGGCGCCAAGCCCCCCCCGGGGGCAGCACGGCACGACAGGAAACGGCGGGCACCATAGGTACCCGCCGCTCGTGTAGGAAAGCCTGTTATCTCCCGCGAAGGCGGGGACTCTCGTCAGATTTCGAGCCGGACCCCGATCCGCGCGCTGAAGGGTTCGGCGGGCTGGACGTTCCTGTCGCCATAGGCGCTCGGATAGTAGGTCTCGTCGAACAGGTTTTCGATGTTGAGCTGCACGCTGAAGCGATCGCTTACGGTGTAATAGGCCGCCGCATCGATACGCCAGTAGCTGGGCAGTTCGACCGTGTTCGAGAAGCTGGCGTACTGGTCCGCCTGGTGAATTACGCCGAAGCCGAAGCCGAGCGCCTCGGTCACGTCGAAGCGGTTCCAGGCAGCGATCTGGTGTTTCGGGGTCTGCCGAAGGCGCTGACCGGCGGGTCCGAAGCTGCTGGCGGTCCGCAGTTCGCCATCGAGATAGGTGTATCCGACATTGGCCTGCCAGAAGTCGGTGATTTCGCCCACTGCGCCGATTTCGAACCCGTCGACGCGGCTTTCACCGGTCAGCGTGGTGTTCCCCAGCCCGTCGGTGAAGGGTGTCTTGCTCCGCTCGAGACGGAAAAGGGCCGCCGTCACCAGCACCTTGTCGAGCGGCGCCCATTTGAGGCCGAGCTCGTAATTGGTGAACTTCTCAGGCTCGAACTGCGCCGAGGTCGGGCTCAGCACGAGGAACTGGTCGCCCGCCTGGGGCAGGAAGCTCTCGGCATAGGACGCGTAGATCGAAAGATCGGGATTCGGCTTGACGATCAGGCCCAGACGCGGGCTGACCTTTTCATCGACCCGGTCACCCGCAACGCCACCCTTTACGTCGAGAGTCTGAAGGTCGAAGCGGTCCCAGCGCAGGCCGCCGACCAGTTCGATGTGCTCGCCGATCTGGAGCTGTTCCTGAACGTAGACACTGAGGGTCTCGAGCTGAGAATCGCGCGAGCGTGTTCCCAGATCGAGCGTGTAGGGCGGCACGAAGATCGTTTCGGCCAGGGGGGTTTCATTCGGATCGAGCCCGCCCGGGACGGCTGCCCGCGTAAAGATCACCCCATCGCGGCTGTTGATCGTATCCTGGCGGCTGGCTTCGAAGCCGAGCAGCAGCGTGGATTCAATCGTATCGCCACCCGTCTGCCAGACCAGATTGCCCTGGCCGATCCAGTTTTCGCGATCGGTGAAGTCGCGATAGCCGCTGAGGAAGACGGTGTTTTCTACCGAGTCGACGCCGGTCGGGAGGATATTGGCATAGACCTTGTCGTAATCGGCATACTGAATGGTGGCATTGGCGGTCAGGCCACTGCCGAAATCGTGTTCGATGCGAACGCGGCCGATATGAACCTGCGCTTCCGCCTCGTTGAATTCGGGATCGCCGAAGAAGGTCTTATCGAAACCGCGCAGTGGCCCGGTGCCGCCGACCGATGGTATGCCGCGATCGGTGACGCGCTTGTCATCGTCATAGGTATAGCTGGCAATCAGCGTGGTTTGCGGCCCCAACTGAGCGGTCAGGGTCGGCGAGATACCGAAGAAGCGGCCTTCGTAGAAATCGCGGTGGCTGTCGAATTCCTCGTAGGTGCCGTTCACGCGCAATGCGACGCCATCGGACAGCGGCTGGTTGACATCCGCCAGCAGGGCGAAGGCGCCGAAGCTGTCGACCGACGCCTCGCCGGAGATGGCCTGGCCCGACAGCTTGGCGCGCTTGGCCACGCGATTGACGGCTCCGCCGCCAGCGCCGCGGCCGAAGATCAGCGCATTGGCGCCCTTGAGCACTTCGACCCGTTCGATGTTGTAGAGCGAACGATAATATTGCGCATCGTCGCGCAGACCGTCGATGTAGAAATCGGCGGTGCTTGTCTGTCCGCGGATAATCACTTCGTCACGGTGTCCCTCGCCGGTTCTCATACTGATCCCGGGGACGTAGCGCAGCGCATCGTTGAGCTGATGGATCGCCTGGTCTTCCAGTTGATCCTCGGTGATGAAGCTGACACCCTGCGGGACGTCGATCAGCGGGGTCGGCGTCTTGGTCGCGGTCGAGCCATCGTCATTGTCATATCCCGTACCGCGATCGCCGGTAACGATAATGTCGGTCGGCAGATAGTCGCGTTCGGGCTGACCTCCGTCCTCGGCGAGGGCGGGGGTGGCGGCAAAGACGAAAGCGGCACCGGCGAAGAGCGCGGCGCGCGAAAAACGATCCCTCATGGAAAACTTTCTAATTCTGCGAGTGGTTATCAAACGATGCGCGCCTGCTATTGATAGCTATTCGCATTTGCAAGCGTCATCTGCGTGAAAAAATCGCAAGGGTCGCTTTCACTGATCGCAACACTCGCTTAGGCGACGGCGCGAACCAAGGAGATTCGACCCATGAAAGCGACCATCTGGCACAATCCCAAATGCGGCACCTCGCGCAAGACGCTCGCCATTCTCGAGAACCTTTCGAAGGTTGAGGTCGAGGTCGTCGAGTATCTCAAGGACCCGCCCAGCTCCGAAAAGCTCGCGCAGCTCTACAAGGATGCGGGCATCGCTCCGCAGCAGGGCTTGCGCCTGCGCGGAACCGACGCCGAGGAGCGCGGCCTTCCCGCTGCCGATGACGCGACCGTGCTGGCGGCCATGGCGGCCGAACCGATGCTGATCGAACGCCCGCTGGTGGAAACCGACAAGGGCGCGCGCCTGTGCCGTCCGCAGGACCGCGTGCTCGAAATCCTCTAGCCCCTCAGCGCCGGTCGAGCGTCAGCGTGCTGTCGGCCTGCAGCGCTCGCGAGCCATAGGCGAAAACGACCAGGCACAGGGCGACGATCAGGCCGAAGCCCAGCCAGTCGGAATAGTTGTAGAGCCAGACGCCGAGCGCCGGGGCGTAGATGAAACTCGCCCCGGCGACCGAGGCAGTGACGCCCCCGGCCTGGCCCTGTTCGGCCCGCGAGACCGCGAGCGATGTGCCCGAAGTATTGCCCGGCCGAAACAGGCCGAAGCCGAGCGAGGCGATCGAATAGCCGAGCGCGATCGTGTGCAGGTTCTGTCCCAGGCCCAGCACTACCGTACCGAGCGCCGCAATGGCGATCCCCCATAACGATGCGGCGCGCGGCCCCAGCTTAAGCCGCGGGATGAGCCCCCATTGGGCAAGCAGGGTGGCGATGGCACCGGCCATGAGGACAAGACCGACCGGCCCTGCGCCGGCAGCCGGATCGCCGCGCAGTCCCAACCGGTCGAGCACGAGGAAGCCTGCGATCCCGAGGATCATCGCCTGGGCATGCCCGCCGATCAGGCCCGAGACGACCCACGGGCGCAGGCGCGGCTCGAACCAGCGCAATCTCGCCGGAGCGTTCTGGCTCTCTTCCTGCTCCTCTTTCGAGACCTCGGCGGTCGGGCTGCCTGAATAGGGCGCGTCATAGGCACTGCCACGGGCCGGAAACCGGGGCACGTCGTCGGGCAGTCGCAAGCGCAGGGCAATCAGCGTGACCAGGCCGATCAGCGCGAAGATCAGGAACGGGCCGGCAAGCCCAAAGAAGGGAAGCACCATAAGCGGAGCGAGCGCGGGGCCGATTACTGTCCCCAGGCCGAAGCTGGACGCCACCAGCGAAAGCGCCTGCGTGCGCTCCGACCGGGGCGTGCGGCTGGCGACATAGGCCTGGACTGCGGGCGGTGCGGCGCTGCCGAACCCGCCATAGAGGCTCCGTGCCGCCGCGAACAGCAGCAAGGCCCAGAAGGCCGGAAGAATCCCGACAAGCCCCATCCACAGCATGATGCCGCACAGCAGGAAGCTGGCGATGAAGCCGAGCATCCCCAGCGCCATCATTGCCTTGCGTCCACGCCGGTCCGACCGCTGCGCCCAGATCGGGGCGCAGATCACCCACAACAATGCCGACCAGCTATAGGCCAGGCTGATCCAGACATCGTCGACGCCCAGCGAGGTTCCGATGGAGGGCATGACCGACTGCATTGCGGTATTGCCCGCCGCAGTGGTCAACATGACCGTGAACAGCAGCGCCATGCGCCCACGCGGAATGGCGCGCTGTCCGGCTGCCGGAGGCGCCGTATCAGAACTGGCGGGGTCGAAGTCTGCCATTGTGAGGGCGGTAGGGCGGCGCCGGTCAGCTTGCAATGGCGCAGCGAGCCTGCCAGACGGCCACACCAACGAAATTGTCACAGGGTTTGCGATTTTGACCGGACATCAGGGCTTTGGCGTTATCGAGCGCACGAGCTGGCGCAAGCGCGCGGCGCGGCTTTTCGGCCAATGGGGTGTGTTCTTCCGCGGGTTTGTCGAAGAGCCGCGCATGGTCGGCTCGATCATCCCATCCTCGCGCTTCACCATCCGCAAAATGCTGGCTCCGGTCGATTGGGAGCGGTGCGAGGTGTTCGTCGAATACGGCCCGGGCGTCGGAACCTTCTGCCAGCCGGTCCTCGATCGTTTGCGGCGCGACGGCACGCTGATCGTGATCGACACCAATCCGCTCTATATCGACTATCTCAAGAAGCACTTTACGGACAGTCGTTTCCACGCCGTGCACGGTTCGGCTGCCGATGTGGTCGACATCGTCGAGGCGCATGGTCACGACGGGGCGGACTACGTTCTTTCCGGCCTGCCTTTCTCGACCCTGCCCGATGGCGTCGGGCCGGCGATCGCGAAATCGACCTACGACGTTATCCGGCCGGGCGGCGCCTTTCTGGTCTACCAGTTTTCGGCCAAGGCGCGTGAGTTCATGGCCCGGCATTTCAAGCGCATCGATAGCGGTTTCGAATTCTGGAACGTGTTGCCGTGCCAACTCTTCTGGGGCTGGAAAGACCGCGAAGACTAGTCCTCGGTCGTGGCATCCGGATTATCGGACAGCCGGCCGAGCTGGGTGTGAACGGCCGCCAGGACGCACACGATAACCACGATCATGATCGCATTGAGCAGGCCTGAAATCACGGCCTCGCCCAGCAGCGCGGCCTGTTCTCCCGCGATCGCGAAGGCCAGCCCCAGGACCAGCGAGATCACGATCGAGAGGACCACGAAGGCGGCGAGCAGCAGCAGATAGAAGAAAAACAGCCGGATGCTGTTACCGCGGGTCAGCGCCCAGGACCGTTGCAGCGCCCTGATGGGATTGAGTTCGCCATCGATCGCGATCACCGGTGCCGCCAGCGAAAGCTTGGTCACGATGTAGCACACGACCACGAAGGCGATCACGCCGCCCAGCACCGCCAGCGCCGGCAATCCGGTGACTGCGCCGACTCCGATGAGAAGCCCCGCGACAATGGCGAACAGAGCGGTTTGAAGCAGTTGCGCCGCTATGTAGGTCGGGACCGATTTCACCCCGGTCGACAATGCTTGGCCCACAGTGGGATTCGCGCGTCGGCGCACCAGCGCCAGCATCGCCAGCAATCCGATGCCCTGAACGATTGCGAGAATAAGATAGACCCACCAATAGCTGGCATAGAGATCGTTGATGGCCCCCATCATCGCGTCCAGGTTGCCGCTCGCCTGGGCAGCCTCGAGATCGCCCATTTCGGGCAAGGCGATCGCCAGCGCGGCATAGGGCAGGAAAAAGAACACGCCGGCAATGACGGCCAGCAGACCCCGATTGCGGGACAGCAGCCCCGTGGTGTCTTTCCAGGCGGTGTCGAGATCGAATTTCATGCAGCGCTTCTCCCGTTTGCCCCTTGATAAGCGCTTCCCCAGTCGCCACGCAATCGCGCATGTCGTCCAATTTACCCGAAAATATCGAATGGCATGCCGAAGCGAGGCCAATCGGCTATCGCGAAGCACTCGAACGAATGACTGCTCGCAATCGGGCGATTGCCGAGGGCGAGGCGCGCGAGATGGTCTGGCTGCTCGAACACCCGCCGGTCTATACCGCCGGAACCAGCGCCGACGGGGCGGAACTGCTCGACCCGCGCTTCGAAGTGGTCGAAGCCGGGCGCGGCGGTCGCTACACCTATCACGGGCCGGGCCAGCGCGTCGGCTATATCA
This window encodes:
- a CDS encoding class II aldolase/adducin family protein, producing the protein MATQMKTRDFECSDAEWQARQDLAACYRIFEHLGWGESIYNHISVAVPGEDDTFLINPFGLLYDEVTASNLVKIDVEGNNVGPSQYMVNKAGFTQHAYFHKHLGTRANAICHVHTTATMAVCSHKDGLVPTNFYACNFQNQIGYHDFEGVTVRPEEGERLVENLGDHSILMLRNHGPVVMDKTIPGMFVKMWALQRACEIQIATLSQGAANVVSQEVVDVHQRDLSVMQSQGGAGVFDFEAWKRRVSKIDDSWKY
- a CDS encoding MFS transporter codes for the protein MADFDPASSDTAPPAAGQRAIPRGRMALLFTVMLTTAAGNTAMQSVMPSIGTSLGVDDVWISLAYSWSALLWVICAPIWAQRSDRRGRKAMMALGMLGFIASFLLCGIMLWMGLVGILPAFWALLLFAAARSLYGGFGSAAPPAVQAYVASRTPRSERTQALSLVASSFGLGTVIGPALAPLMVLPFFGLAGPFLIFALIGLVTLIALRLRLPDDVPRFPARGSAYDAPYSGSPTAEVSKEEQEESQNAPARLRWFEPRLRPWVVSGLIGGHAQAMILGIAGFLVLDRLGLRGDPAAGAGPVGLVLMAGAIATLLAQWGLIPRLKLGPRAASLWGIAIAALGTVVLGLGQNLHTIALGYSIASLGFGLFRPGNTSGTSLAVSRAEQGQAGGVTASVAGASFIYAPALGVWLYNYSDWLGFGLIVALCLVVFAYGSRALQADSTLTLDRR
- a CDS encoding (2Fe-2S)-binding protein — translated: MTSMTVNGKPMRFLMDPDTPLLWALRDAANLTGTKFGCGEGDCGACMVHVDGEALRSCLITIAEAEGRFITTIEGLSRDRSHPVQQAMVAEQAIQCGYCTPGIVMAASALLAKTAAPTEAEIKAGIPNLCRCGVYPRLVRAIQRAGRVARRSETISAAPAPGINAGDAAREVPAISAPADQSD
- a CDS encoding class I SAM-dependent methyltransferase codes for the protein MERTSWRKRAARLFGQWGVFFRGFVEEPRMVGSIIPSSRFTIRKMLAPVDWERCEVFVEYGPGVGTFCQPVLDRLRRDGTLIVIDTNPLYIDYLKKHFTDSRFHAVHGSAADVVDIVEAHGHDGADYVLSGLPFSTLPDGVGPAIAKSTYDVIRPGGAFLVYQFSAKAREFMARHFKRIDSGFEFWNVLPCQLFWGWKDRED
- a CDS encoding TonB-dependent receptor, producing the protein MRDRFSRAALFAGAAFVFAATPALAEDGGQPERDYLPTDIIVTGDRGTGYDNDDGSTATKTPTPLIDVPQGVSFITEDQLEDQAIHQLNDALRYVPGISMRTGEGHRDEVIIRGQTSTADFYIDGLRDDAQYYRSLYNIERVEVLKGANALIFGRGAGGGAVNRVAKRAKLSGQAISGEASVDSFGAFALLADVNQPLSDGVALRVNGTYEEFDSHRDFYEGRFFGISPTLTAQLGPQTTLIASYTYDDDKRVTDRGIPSVGGTGPLRGFDKTFFGDPEFNEAEAQVHIGRVRIEHDFGSGLTANATIQYADYDKVYANILPTGVDSVENTVFLSGYRDFTDRENWIGQGNLVWQTGGDTIESTLLLGFEASRQDTINSRDGVIFTRAAVPGGLDPNETPLAETIFVPPYTLDLGTRSRDSQLETLSVYVQEQLQIGEHIELVGGLRWDRFDLQTLDVKGGVAGDRVDEKVSPRLGLIVKPNPDLSIYASYAESFLPQAGDQFLVLSPTSAQFEPEKFTNYELGLKWAPLDKVLVTAALFRLERSKTPFTDGLGNTTLTGESRVDGFEIGAVGEITDFWQANVGYTYLDGELRTASSFGPAGQRLRQTPKHQIAAWNRFDVTEALGFGFGVIHQADQYASFSNTVELPSYWRIDAAAYYTVSDRFSVQLNIENLFDETYYPSAYGDRNVQPAEPFSARIGVRLEI
- the arsC gene encoding arsenate reductase (glutaredoxin) (This arsenate reductase requires both glutathione and glutaredoxin to convert arsenate to arsenite, after which the efflux transporter formed by ArsA and ArsB can extrude the arsenite from the cell, providing resistance.), translating into MKATIWHNPKCGTSRKTLAILENLSKVEVEVVEYLKDPPSSEKLAQLYKDAGIAPQQGLRLRGTDAEERGLPAADDATVLAAMAAEPMLIERPLVETDKGARLCRPQDRVLEIL
- a CDS encoding glycerophosphoryl diester phosphodiesterase membrane domain-containing protein — protein: MKFDLDTAWKDTTGLLSRNRGLLAVIAGVFFFLPYAALAIALPEMGDLEAAQASGNLDAMMGAINDLYASYWWVYLILAIVQGIGLLAMLALVRRRANPTVGQALSTGVKSVPTYIAAQLLQTALFAIVAGLLIGVGAVTGLPALAVLGGVIAFVVVCYIVTKLSLAAPVIAIDGELNPIRALQRSWALTRGNSIRLFFFYLLLLAAFVVLSIVISLVLGLAFAIAGEQAALLGEAVISGLLNAIMIVVIVCVLAAVHTQLGRLSDNPDATTED